In the Streptomyces sp. NBC_00525 genome, one interval contains:
- a CDS encoding acyl carrier protein, giving the protein MTEQGITDALEKLLIAHSPELRDGSATVSPQARLVDLGIDSLELLSLAADIEDAFRIDIDDSDLDAAKTVADLARLVDGVSGLGPK; this is encoded by the coding sequence ATGACCGAGCAGGGCATCACCGACGCTCTGGAAAAGTTGCTGATCGCACACAGTCCCGAACTGCGGGACGGCAGCGCGACGGTGTCACCGCAGGCCAGGCTGGTGGACCTCGGCATCGACTCGCTGGAGCTGCTGTCGCTGGCCGCCGACATCGAGGACGCGTTCCGGATCGACATCGACGACAGCGATCTCGACGCCGCGAAGACCGTGGCCGACCTCGCGCGTCTTGTGGACGGCGTCTCCGGGCTCGGACCGAAGTGA